In the genome of Bryobacteraceae bacterium, one region contains:
- a CDS encoding NAD(P)/FAD-dependent oxidoreductase: protein MPRRFDVVIAGGGHNGLVAAACLARAGRSVLVLERREILGGCAVTEELWPGYRVSTGAYLVSLLQQRIVDELELERHGYRVEAKEPPFFSPFPDGRYLFTWQDERRTLEEIARFSPRDAERYPAYEAHVESLARVAESILFETPPPFPPAGLGDFVEWLKMAARFRKLSPSMLAALVKIFTQSAADFLDEWFESEQLKVTLATDGVIGANGGPRSAGTAYILLHHCMGGVDGRRGVWGFVRGGMGAVSDAIAAAARERGAEIRANAAVERIVVRDGRARGVVLEGGEEIEADMVASNLDPKVTFLRLLERRHLPEDFAQSIERFRSEGSSCKINLALNGLPDFRCLPGTPGPQHRATMHICPSIDYIERAWDDAKYGRPSRQPLLEMTVPTMYDPSLAPAGRHVMGIFLQYAPYTLRDAGWDREREAFAERVFDLIAEYAPNIRSIIEHRQVLTPLDLERRFGITGGNIFHGEMSLDQMFVMRPVAGWARYETPVRGLYLCGSGAHPGGGVMGAPGYNAARAMLKG, encoded by the coding sequence ACAACGGCCTTGTTGCCGCCGCCTGTCTCGCGCGCGCCGGACGCTCCGTGCTCGTGCTCGAACGCCGGGAGATCCTCGGCGGCTGCGCCGTTACCGAGGAGTTGTGGCCCGGCTATCGCGTCTCCACCGGCGCCTACCTGGTAAGCCTGCTACAGCAGCGCATCGTCGATGAACTCGAACTCGAACGGCATGGCTATCGCGTGGAGGCCAAGGAGCCGCCTTTCTTCTCGCCCTTTCCGGATGGACGCTACCTGTTCACTTGGCAGGACGAACGCCGCACTCTCGAGGAAATCGCCCGCTTCTCGCCTCGCGACGCCGAGCGCTATCCCGCCTATGAGGCCCATGTCGAGTCGCTCGCCCGTGTCGCCGAAAGCATCCTCTTCGAGACGCCGCCGCCTTTTCCGCCGGCCGGTCTCGGCGACTTTGTCGAGTGGCTCAAGATGGCCGCCCGCTTCCGCAAGCTCTCGCCCTCAATGCTCGCGGCGCTCGTCAAGATCTTCACCCAGTCCGCCGCGGACTTCCTCGACGAGTGGTTCGAGTCCGAGCAACTGAAGGTGACCCTCGCCACCGACGGTGTGATCGGCGCCAACGGCGGACCGCGCTCGGCCGGCACGGCATACATCCTGCTGCACCACTGCATGGGAGGCGTCGACGGGCGGCGCGGCGTGTGGGGATTCGTGCGCGGCGGCATGGGCGCTGTTTCCGACGCGATCGCCGCGGCGGCCCGCGAGCGTGGCGCCGAGATCCGCGCGAACGCGGCCGTGGAACGGATCGTCGTCCGCGACGGCCGCGCCCGCGGCGTGGTGCTCGAAGGCGGCGAGGAGATCGAGGCGGATATGGTGGCGAGCAACCTCGATCCCAAGGTCACCTTCCTGCGTCTCCTCGAACGCCGCCATCTCCCGGAAGACTTCGCGCAGTCGATCGAGCGGTTCCGTTCCGAAGGCTCTTCCTGCAAAATCAACCTCGCGCTCAACGGTCTGCCGGACTTCCGCTGCCTTCCCGGTACGCCCGGCCCGCAGCATCGCGCCACGATGCACATCTGCCCGTCCATCGACTACATCGAACGCGCCTGGGACGACGCCAAGTACGGACGGCCGTCGCGGCAGCCGCTGCTCGAGATGACCGTCCCCACGATGTACGATCCGTCGCTCGCGCCGGCTGGCCGTCATGTGATGGGTATCTTCCTGCAGTACGCGCCCTACACGCTGCGCGATGCCGGCTGGGATCGCGAGCGTGAGGCCTTCGCCGAACGCGTCTTTGACCTGATCGCCGAATACGCGCCCAATATCCGCTCCATCATTGAGCACCGCCAGGTGCTCACGCCGCTCGACCTCGAACGCCGGTTCGGAATCACCGGCGGCAACATCTTTCACGGCGAGATGAGCCTGGACCAGATGTTCGTCATGCGGCCGGTGGCGGGATGGGCGCGCTACGAGACTCCAGTCCGCGGGCTGTATCTTTGTGGGTCCGGAGCGCATCCCGGAGGCGGCGTGATGGGCGCGCCGGGCTACAACGCCGCTCGCGCGATGCTCAAAGGCTGA
- a CDS encoding DNA-3-methyladenine glycosylase yields MRKAITHLKKSDAAMGAVIARVGPFRINYREPKFDALARSIVFQQLNGTAAGTIYGRFEAACGARGVTPDGVLKLRLPRMRSAGLSAQKSEYLRDLARRTRDGEIDFAALPAMDDEAVIEALTRVKGVGVWTAQMFLIFALRRADVLPTADYGIRAAMKKVYGLAELPKPPEMEKIAEPWRPWASVACWYLWRSLDGGAEL; encoded by the coding sequence ATGCGCAAAGCGATTACACACTTGAAAAAGTCGGATGCGGCCATGGGCGCCGTCATCGCGCGCGTGGGTCCGTTTCGAATCAACTATCGGGAGCCGAAGTTCGACGCGCTGGCGCGGTCCATCGTCTTCCAGCAGTTGAACGGCACCGCGGCGGGGACGATCTACGGGCGATTCGAAGCGGCTTGCGGCGCGCGGGGCGTTACTCCGGACGGCGTACTGAAACTGCGGCTTCCGCGAATGCGCTCGGCGGGACTGTCGGCGCAGAAGTCGGAATACCTGCGCGACCTCGCGCGGCGCACTCGCGACGGCGAGATCGACTTCGCTGCTCTGCCCGCGATGGATGACGAGGCCGTGATCGAGGCGCTCACGCGAGTGAAGGGCGTGGGAGTGTGGACCGCCCAGATGTTCCTGATCTTCGCTCTGCGGCGGGCCGACGTTCTGCCGACGGCAGACTACGGAATTCGCGCGGCGATGAAGAAGGTGTATGGTCTGGCCGAGTTGCCCAAGCCGCCGGAGATGGAGAAGATCGCGGAGCCGTGGCGTCCGTGGGCGAGCGTGGCGTGTTGGTATCTGTGGCGCAGCCTGGACGGCGGCGCGGAGCTGTAA
- a CDS encoding VWA domain-containing protein has protein sequence MPRWTLLIAATLAAVLIAAGQKPAPQATPQEEPPSDVIKVDVDIVNLLCSVREKKGGFVKNLEKDAFKVYEDGKEQEIRYFTRETDLPLTIGLLVDVSKSQENLIEAEKQAAYQFFGKVLGKKDMAFLISFGSEAELLQDLTNSPRILRSGLDELRLNASVGGVMPSPTGAKQRGTIMYDAVYLAANEKLKREVGRKVIVLITDGMDFGSRVSRDEAIAAAHKSDAIIYSIYYVDQGAYGYFGASDGDLKKLSEETGGRVFHVSRRQNLDDIFSEIQEEMRSQYAIGYAPTNANKDGGFRKIEIKTNDKNQRVQARKGYYAM, from the coding sequence ATGCCGCGCTGGACTCTTCTCATTGCCGCCACGCTGGCTGCCGTGCTCATCGCAGCCGGACAGAAACCCGCCCCCCAGGCCACTCCTCAGGAGGAGCCTCCCTCCGACGTCATCAAGGTCGATGTCGACATCGTCAACCTCCTTTGCTCGGTCCGGGAAAAGAAAGGCGGCTTCGTCAAGAACCTCGAAAAAGACGCCTTCAAAGTCTACGAGGATGGCAAGGAACAGGAGATCCGCTACTTCACGCGCGAGACCGACCTGCCGCTCACCATCGGCCTCCTCGTCGACGTCAGCAAAAGCCAGGAGAACCTGATTGAAGCCGAGAAACAGGCCGCCTACCAGTTCTTCGGCAAGGTCCTCGGCAAGAAAGACATGGCTTTCCTGATCAGCTTCGGCTCGGAAGCCGAACTGCTCCAGGACCTCACCAATTCGCCCAGGATCCTGCGCTCCGGGCTCGACGAGCTACGGCTCAACGCATCGGTCGGGGGCGTGATGCCCAGCCCCACCGGTGCCAAGCAGCGCGGCACCATCATGTACGACGCCGTCTACCTCGCCGCCAACGAGAAGCTGAAACGCGAGGTGGGCCGCAAGGTGATCGTGCTGATCACAGACGGCATGGACTTCGGCAGCCGCGTCTCCCGCGACGAGGCCATCGCCGCCGCGCACAAGTCCGACGCGATCATCTACAGCATCTATTACGTGGACCAGGGCGCCTACGGCTACTTCGGCGCCAGCGACGGCGACCTGAAAAAGCTCTCCGAGGAAACCGGTGGACGCGTTTTTCACGTCTCCCGGCGCCAGAACCTTGATGACATCTTCAGCGAAATCCAGGAAGAGATGCGCAGCCAGTACGCCATCGGCTACGCGCCGACTAACGCGAATAAGGATGGCGGCTTCCGTAAGATCGAGATCAAGACGAACGACAAGAACCAGCGCGTCCAGGCCCGCAAGGGTTACTACGCGATGTAG
- a CDS encoding TIGR00266 family protein — MAFCTACGTQTADGARFCPGCGASITGAPAGYATQVAVSSEPIEYEIHGDNLQVARVKLRPGQEVYAEAGKMVYKTASVSFETRMSGESIGEKLWGALKRKVMGESLFMTYFRASSNGEVGFAGDYPGRLQAFHLKPGQSWLVQRDSFIAAENSVQLNIALVKKLGAGFFGGEGFILERLTGPGIVFIHAGGDHLEFNLGPGETMQVDTGCLVGFEESVQYDIQFVGGVKTALFGGEGLFLATITGPGRVIIQSMTLEKLRRELSPGRSGGDERGALDALGGIFGSED, encoded by the coding sequence ATGGCATTTTGCACTGCTTGCGGGACTCAAACAGCAGACGGGGCACGCTTCTGTCCCGGATGCGGCGCCTCGATCACCGGCGCGCCGGCGGGATACGCCACACAAGTGGCCGTTTCCTCGGAGCCGATCGAGTACGAGATTCACGGCGACAATCTGCAAGTGGCGCGCGTGAAACTGCGCCCGGGACAGGAAGTGTACGCCGAGGCGGGCAAGATGGTCTACAAGACGGCTTCCGTCTCGTTCGAGACGCGCATGAGCGGTGAATCGATCGGCGAAAAGCTGTGGGGCGCGCTGAAACGGAAGGTGATGGGCGAATCGCTGTTCATGACGTACTTTCGCGCTTCTTCGAACGGCGAGGTGGGTTTCGCGGGCGACTATCCGGGCCGCCTGCAGGCGTTCCATCTCAAACCGGGGCAGAGCTGGCTGGTGCAGCGCGACAGTTTCATCGCGGCCGAAAACTCCGTTCAGTTGAATATCGCGCTGGTGAAGAAACTCGGCGCGGGATTCTTCGGCGGCGAGGGCTTCATCCTCGAGCGGCTCACCGGACCGGGCATCGTGTTCATCCATGCCGGCGGCGATCATCTCGAGTTCAACCTCGGTCCGGGTGAGACGATGCAGGTGGATACGGGGTGCCTGGTCGGCTTTGAAGAGTCCGTGCAGTACGATATTCAGTTCGTGGGCGGCGTGAAGACGGCGCTGTTCGGCGGGGAAGGGCTGTTTCTTGCAACCATCACGGGTCCGGGCCGCGTCATCATTCAGAGCATGACGCTCGAGAAACTCCGGCGGGAGCTGTCTCCGGGACGCTCTGGCGGCGATGAACGCGGGGCGCTCGACGCGCTCGGCGGGATCTTCGGGAGTGAAGACTAG
- a CDS encoding alpha-L-fucosidase, with product MEWFRKARFGLFMHYGVYSILGRGEWVMLNEAIPVAEYSKLKDKFTAGQFDAGRICDMAQAAGMKYVNMTARHHDSFCLFKTAQTDFSTMASPARRDLIGELTAAARKRGLGIFYYYSYALDWRHPYFYSITAGMDSNNAPWNRARPAYKSPDPAYRYEKPADFRKYVDFTHAQLRELLTQYGPINGIWLDPIMGYYARPDLFPIEETYALIRKLQPGCLICFKQGANGDEDFVAPERTLAAHRTGGELARKVWEKNKTKLPEICDTLQERVWGYQARDDRQHRDADWVMKTLDYCRSIDGNLLLNTGPLPDGSIHAGDAATLLEVGRRLKA from the coding sequence ATGGAGTGGTTCCGAAAAGCCAGGTTCGGGCTCTTCATGCACTACGGCGTCTACAGTATTCTCGGGCGCGGCGAATGGGTGATGCTCAACGAGGCGATCCCCGTCGCCGAGTATTCGAAGCTCAAAGACAAGTTCACCGCCGGCCAGTTCGATGCCGGCAGGATTTGCGACATGGCGCAGGCGGCAGGCATGAAGTACGTGAACATGACCGCCCGCCACCACGACAGCTTCTGCCTCTTCAAGACGGCCCAAACCGATTTCTCGACCATGGCCTCCCCCGCCCGGCGCGACCTGATCGGCGAACTCACCGCCGCCGCCCGCAAACGCGGACTCGGCATCTTCTACTACTACTCCTACGCGCTCGATTGGCGGCATCCCTATTTCTACTCCATCACCGCCGGGATGGATTCGAACAATGCGCCCTGGAATCGCGCCCGCCCCGCCTATAAGTCCCCCGACCCCGCCTACCGCTACGAAAAGCCCGCGGACTTCCGCAAGTACGTCGATTTCACGCACGCCCAGCTCCGCGAACTGCTCACCCAGTACGGACCAATCAACGGCATCTGGCTCGATCCCATCATGGGCTACTACGCCCGTCCGGACCTATTCCCCATCGAAGAGACCTATGCGCTCATCCGGAAGCTGCAACCCGGCTGCCTGATCTGCTTCAAACAGGGCGCCAACGGCGATGAGGACTTCGTCGCGCCCGAGCGCACGCTCGCCGCCCATCGCACCGGCGGCGAACTCGCGCGCAAGGTTTGGGAGAAGAATAAGACCAAGCTGCCTGAGATCTGCGACACGCTGCAGGAACGCGTTTGGGGCTATCAGGCCCGCGATGACCGTCAGCATCGCGACGCCGATTGGGTGATGAAGACTCTCGACTACTGCCGTTCGATCGACGGGAACCTTCTCTTGAACACCGGTCCGCTGCCCGATGGGTCGATCCACGCCGGCGACGCCGCCACCTTGCTCGAAGTGGGACGCCGCCTCAAGGCCTGA
- a CDS encoding response regulator, giving the protein MPNLAGADPDGEQSLTGMPEKPVALVVDDDEVFRTRLCRALSDRGWEAQGAGDGTAAIRFAEEGGPDLAVVDLRLPGMGGLEIVKQLNESDPSTCIIMLTGYGSIATAVTATKLGAAHYLSKPADADQILDAYRRITQAEEAAEGDADAGTVPSLARVEWEHIQRVLADCEGNISQAAKLLGLHRRSLQRKLSKYPPRV; this is encoded by the coding sequence ATGCCAAACCTCGCCGGCGCAGATCCGGACGGAGAGCAGAGTCTGACCGGAATGCCGGAAAAGCCGGTGGCGCTGGTGGTGGACGACGATGAGGTCTTCCGGACCCGCCTGTGCCGGGCACTTTCCGACCGGGGCTGGGAAGCGCAGGGAGCCGGCGACGGTACGGCCGCGATTCGCTTCGCCGAGGAAGGCGGTCCGGACTTGGCGGTTGTGGATTTGCGCCTGCCGGGAATGGGCGGTCTGGAGATCGTCAAGCAGCTCAACGAAAGCGACCCTTCGACCTGCATCATCATGTTGACCGGGTATGGAAGCATCGCCACCGCAGTGACGGCCACCAAGCTCGGGGCCGCGCACTACCTGAGTAAACCGGCCGACGCGGACCAGATTCTGGACGCTTATCGGCGGATCACGCAGGCTGAGGAAGCAGCCGAAGGGGATGCCGACGCTGGCACGGTGCCGTCGCTCGCCCGCGTGGAATGGGAGCACATCCAGCGCGTGCTGGCCGATTGCGAAGGGAACATCTCCCAGGCGGCGAAGCTGCTGGGCCTGCACCGAAGGTCCCTGCAGCGAAAGCTCTCGAAGTACCCGCCGCGGGTGTGA
- a CDS encoding ATP-binding protein, which yields MDSSRADPRIALPWIVRLRYAMAAGQAITCFAADQMVGIDLPLRWLLIPPALVALSNPWLSRHAEAGAGRDHSTLIGWVFVLDTLCLTATLMLAGGPNNPFSLLYLVHITLAATILNQRQTWALGALACVCFGLLFWNPMPIPALEMHPHGGRASLHLIGMWVAFGVASALVAMFSGRISALLREREQTLLRMQEELAKKERLASLVTLAAGAAHELSTPLGTIAVVAKELEHYATRTSPNGAIADDSRLIRQEVDRCRAILQGMSLAGAEPVGEALEDVTSAELLAAVRDVFTSRLEFRAGTATDAVLRIPRHAVEQALIALVKNAFDASAEGAVVRLSARTARGGVCFEVIDEGAGMSAETLRRAGEPFFTTKAPGAGMGLGIFLVRTLADRLQGRFELTPAEGGGTRAILELPCQTSPAQIRTESRV from the coding sequence GTGGACTCCTCGCGCGCGGACCCACGCATCGCTCTACCGTGGATCGTACGCCTGCGCTACGCGATGGCCGCCGGGCAGGCGATCACATGTTTCGCTGCGGATCAGATGGTGGGGATCGATCTGCCCTTGCGGTGGCTGCTGATTCCGCCGGCGCTGGTGGCGCTGAGCAATCCTTGGCTGTCCCGGCACGCCGAAGCGGGCGCCGGGCGCGACCATTCCACGCTGATCGGCTGGGTATTCGTGCTCGACACCCTGTGCCTTACCGCGACGCTGATGCTGGCCGGCGGGCCGAACAATCCGTTCAGCCTGCTCTACCTCGTCCACATCACTCTCGCGGCGACGATTCTGAACCAGCGGCAGACGTGGGCGCTTGGCGCGCTGGCGTGCGTGTGTTTCGGCCTATTGTTCTGGAACCCGATGCCGATCCCGGCGCTCGAAATGCACCCGCACGGCGGCCGGGCTAGCCTGCATCTCATCGGGATGTGGGTGGCGTTTGGGGTGGCGTCGGCGCTGGTGGCGATGTTCTCAGGCCGGATTTCGGCTCTTCTGCGGGAACGAGAGCAAACTCTGCTGCGCATGCAGGAGGAGTTGGCGAAGAAGGAGCGGCTGGCGTCGCTGGTGACGCTGGCGGCCGGCGCCGCCCATGAGCTGAGCACGCCATTGGGAACGATCGCGGTGGTGGCGAAGGAACTCGAACACTACGCCACACGGACTTCGCCCAACGGCGCGATCGCCGACGACAGCCGGCTGATCCGGCAGGAAGTGGACCGATGCCGCGCGATCCTGCAAGGGATGAGCCTGGCCGGGGCGGAACCGGTGGGTGAGGCGCTCGAGGATGTGACGTCCGCCGAGTTGCTGGCAGCAGTGCGGGACGTGTTCACGTCGAGGCTCGAGTTCCGCGCCGGCACGGCGACCGATGCCGTGCTGCGCATCCCGCGGCACGCGGTGGAGCAGGCGCTCATCGCGCTTGTGAAGAACGCATTCGACGCGAGTGCGGAGGGCGCGGTGGTGCGGCTCAGCGCGCGGACGGCAAGGGGAGGCGTCTGCTTCGAGGTGATCGACGAAGGCGCGGGCATGAGTGCGGAAACGCTGCGCCGCGCCGGCGAACCGTTCTTTACGACAAAGGCTCCCGGCGCCGGGATGGGGCTGGGCATCTTCCTGGTCCGCACGCTGGCGGATCGGCTTCAGGGACGCTTCGAGTTGACGCCGGCGGAAGGCGGCGGCACGCGGGCGATTCTCGAACTGCCATGCCAAACCTCGCCGGCGCAGATCCGGACGGAGAGCAGAGTCTGA
- a CDS encoding TonB-dependent receptor: MVLPRSVVRLVLPILASVPLAAAGTTLSGVVRDPSGAAVPGATVTARHRASGAETAVRTGPSGEYVLVDLAAGSYGVQAAARGFQRTEERVEVGAGLPVRLDLALSILQTRTTVEIAAGTQEINRQAVARVRESDVALTLLDSEGYSALGSGGVSSMPALRGLADDRVNVLLNGMTIGQACGNHMNPPLSYTTPAAGEPPAVIAGVTPVRLGGDSTGGAIVVDTPAPAFVGNGHGLATHGGLSMFHRNNGVVNGGTAWFSLAARNFSVGYNGSYVNANNYKDGMGRAVMSTFYESQNHGLQLSARRGANHFNASIGYQRIPQQGFANARMDMTRNEAKFINGAYSRPFAAGRFDARVYYQFTRHGMNILRDKIPGMNMPMETRGVNLGYTVAVEKSLGAGHTFRAGHETRRFALDDWWPPVMPMIGSMGPGTLWNIRDGRRTRVAFYGEWEARQSNAWTTLLGVRAETVGMNAAGVVGYNTSLTTTGSAMYAADAAEFNAAQRARRDFNIDVTASARYQPRAGTLFEFGFARKTRSPGLYERYLWVKRSMMSISMNGWFGDGNGYTGNLDLRPEAAHHFTAATEWRGAGERAWKLRIAPFYTHFNDFIDVRRCPVLADAGNGCTAMRFNATNGFTSLQFFNYSARLMGVDGSWRLPLTGASNSAGPVSLAGVFSYVSGENRDTGQFLYNIMPMNARTWMEHRRGAWLNAFEFVAVDAKRNIQAMRNELPTPGYALLNVRTSYRWRLAEAAGIRLDAGIDNLANRFYAMPLGGRYWVGDKTGNTQVSGAGRNIYGGLTFEF, from the coding sequence ATGGTTCTCCCGCGATCTGTCGTCCGCCTTGTGCTTCCGATTCTCGCCTCCGTCCCCTTGGCCGCCGCCGGAACCACGCTTTCCGGAGTTGTGCGCGATCCGTCTGGCGCGGCCGTGCCCGGCGCCACCGTAACCGCCCGCCATCGCGCCTCGGGCGCCGAGACAGCCGTTCGCACCGGCCCCTCGGGTGAATACGTCCTCGTGGATTTGGCCGCCGGCTCCTACGGCGTCCAGGCGGCCGCCCGCGGCTTTCAGCGCACCGAAGAACGGGTGGAGGTCGGCGCCGGCTTGCCCGTCCGGCTCGATCTGGCGCTCTCGATCCTCCAGACCCGCACGACCGTCGAGATCGCCGCCGGGACGCAAGAGATCAACCGGCAGGCCGTTGCACGAGTCCGCGAGAGCGACGTTGCGCTCACGCTGCTCGATTCCGAGGGTTACTCGGCGTTGGGTTCCGGTGGCGTATCGTCCATGCCCGCACTGCGCGGACTGGCTGACGACCGGGTCAATGTGCTCTTGAACGGCATGACCATCGGCCAGGCATGCGGCAACCACATGAATCCGCCGCTCTCCTACACCACGCCTGCCGCCGGCGAGCCTCCCGCCGTCATCGCGGGCGTGACTCCGGTGAGGCTCGGCGGCGACAGCACCGGCGGCGCCATCGTCGTCGATACGCCCGCGCCGGCTTTCGTTGGAAACGGGCACGGCCTCGCCACCCACGGAGGGCTGTCGATGTTCCATCGCAACAACGGCGTGGTGAACGGCGGCACGGCCTGGTTCTCGCTCGCCGCCCGCAACTTCAGCGTCGGGTACAACGGCTCCTACGTCAATGCGAACAACTACAAAGACGGGATGGGCCGCGCCGTGATGTCCACTTTCTACGAATCGCAGAACCACGGTCTGCAACTGTCCGCCCGCCGAGGAGCCAACCATTTCAACGCGAGCATCGGCTACCAGCGCATCCCGCAGCAGGGCTTCGCCAACGCGAGGATGGACATGACGCGCAACGAAGCCAAGTTCATCAACGGCGCCTACTCGCGCCCCTTCGCCGCCGGCCGCTTCGATGCCCGCGTCTACTATCAGTTCACCCGCCACGGCATGAACATCCTTCGCGACAAGATCCCCGGCATGAACATGCCCATGGAGACGCGCGGCGTCAACTTGGGCTACACGGTGGCCGTCGAGAAGTCGCTTGGCGCCGGTCACACTTTTCGGGCCGGACATGAAACCCGCCGCTTTGCTTTGGACGATTGGTGGCCGCCGGTGATGCCGATGATCGGAAGCATGGGGCCGGGAACCCTTTGGAATATTCGTGACGGCCGCCGCACGCGCGTGGCGTTCTACGGGGAATGGGAAGCGCGCCAATCGAATGCCTGGACGACTCTGCTCGGCGTTCGCGCGGAAACGGTGGGGATGAACGCCGCCGGAGTCGTTGGCTACAACACCTCGCTCACAACAACCGGCAGCGCTATGTACGCCGCCGACGCCGCGGAGTTCAACGCCGCTCAACGCGCACGCCGCGATTTCAATATCGACGTCACGGCCAGCGCCCGCTATCAGCCTCGCGCCGGCACGCTGTTCGAATTCGGCTTCGCCCGCAAGACGCGTTCGCCTGGCCTCTACGAGCGCTATCTCTGGGTGAAGCGCAGCATGATGTCCATCAGCATGAATGGCTGGTTCGGCGACGGCAACGGCTATACCGGCAATCTCGACCTGCGCCCCGAGGCCGCCCATCACTTCACCGCCGCCACCGAGTGGCGCGGCGCCGGAGAGCGCGCGTGGAAGTTGCGGATCGCTCCGTTCTATACGCACTTCAACGACTTCATCGACGTCCGGCGTTGCCCGGTGCTGGCCGACGCAGGAAATGGCTGCACGGCCATGCGCTTTAACGCGACAAACGGATTCACGTCCCTGCAGTTCTTCAACTACAGCGCGCGGCTGATGGGCGTCGATGGCTCGTGGCGCCTCCCGCTGACGGGCGCCTCGAACAGCGCCGGTCCGGTCTCCCTCGCCGGCGTGTTCTCCTATGTGAGCGGCGAGAATCGCGATACCGGCCAGTTTCTGTACAACATCATGCCGATGAACGCGCGGACGTGGATGGAACATCGCCGCGGCGCCTGGTTGAACGCGTTCGAATTCGTGGCCGTCGACGCGAAGCGCAATATCCAGGCCATGCGGAACGAATTGCCTACGCCCGGGTACGCGCTGTTGAACGTCCGCACGTCGTACCGCTGGCGGCTCGCCGAAGCCGCCGGCATCCGGCTCGACGCCGGCATCGACAATCTGGCCAACCGCTTCTACGCGATGCCGCTCGGCGGACGCTACTGGGTGGGCGACAAGACCGGAAACACGCAGGTCTCGGGCGCCGGACGGAACATCTACGGCGGCCTTACGTTCGAGTTCTAG
- a CDS encoding 4Fe-4S dicluster domain-containing protein: MAALIDRLRNDGYDVQGPTVRDGAIAYEHIESAHELPAGWSDTQEPGSYRLVKRDDGALFQYGPAAQSWKRLLSPPVETILRVERTANGIRFVDEPRAVPRYAFVGVRSCDLHAMRSLETALAADPAVKQRREAAFIVVVNCGRSVSTCFCASMGTGPRASGGFDLALTELLEGGQRYLAESGSTRGAALLESLDSQRAREGDIAQAARAVDEAASQQQSRTLATEGLRDVLYAAEASPQWERVAARCTACGACTMVCPTCFCTNIADSSDVTGLTASRVKLWDSCFNLEFSYIHGGSVRRSGAARYRQWITHKLAYWTEQFDTHGCVGCGRCITWCPVGIDIVAEARAAAQGGSHESS, from the coding sequence GTGGCGGCACTGATCGATCGGCTCCGGAATGATGGGTACGATGTCCAGGGGCCAACCGTTCGCGACGGTGCAATCGCGTACGAACACATCGAATCGGCGCATGAATTACCGGCAGGCTGGTCCGATACCCAGGAGCCAGGCTCCTACCGGTTAGTGAAACGCGATGACGGAGCGCTGTTCCAGTATGGGCCGGCCGCGCAGTCCTGGAAGCGCCTGCTCAGCCCGCCAGTCGAAACTATTCTTCGCGTCGAACGCACGGCCAATGGCATCCGCTTTGTTGACGAGCCCCGCGCGGTTCCACGCTATGCGTTCGTCGGCGTGCGCTCCTGCGATCTGCACGCCATGCGATCGCTCGAAACCGCGCTTGCCGCCGATCCGGCCGTCAAACAGCGGCGGGAAGCAGCGTTCATCGTCGTAGTGAATTGCGGCCGTTCCGTCTCCACCTGCTTCTGCGCCTCGATGGGCACGGGTCCCCGCGCGAGCGGCGGCTTCGACCTTGCGCTGACCGAGTTGCTTGAAGGCGGCCAACGGTACCTCGCCGAGTCCGGTAGCACCCGTGGCGCGGCCCTGCTCGAGAGCCTTGACTCACAGCGGGCCCGCGAAGGAGACATCGCGCAAGCGGCCCGCGCCGTCGACGAAGCGGCTTCCCAGCAGCAGTCCCGCACACTCGCCACCGAAGGTCTGCGCGACGTGCTGTATGCCGCCGAAGCAAGCCCCCAATGGGAGCGAGTGGCCGCGCGCTGCACGGCCTGCGGCGCCTGTACGATGGTCTGCCCGACGTGTTTCTGCACGAACATCGCGGACTCGAGCGACGTCACCGGCCTCACGGCCTCCCGAGTCAAACTCTGGGATTCCTGCTTCAACCTCGAGTTCTCCTACATCCATGGCGGCAGCGTCCGCCGTTCCGGTGCGGCGCGGTACCGCCAGTGGATCACACACAAACTCGCGTATTGGACCGAACAGTTCGATACGCATGGCTGCGTTGGGTGCGGGCGATGCATTACCTGGTGCCCGGTCGGCATCGACATCGTCGCAGAGGCCCGCGCCGCCGCACAGGGAGGCAGTCATGAAAGTTCATGA